In Oncorhynchus mykiss isolate Arlee chromosome 1, USDA_OmykA_1.1, whole genome shotgun sequence, the following proteins share a genomic window:
- the gipc3 gene encoding PDZ domain-containing protein GIPC3, whose product MQNGEEMSPLAQDSNKAGGPASEEEEKSQAHGGVEPSAPPLPPSDPPPSGPPEYPRPRLVFHTQLAHGSPTGRIHGFTNVKELYAKIAEVFHISPSEILFCTLNSHKVDMQKLLGGQIGLEDFIFAHVRGETKEMEVTKTEDALGLTITDNGAGYAFIKRIKEESTIDQLKTVCVGDHIEAINDQSIVGCRHYEVAKMLKEQPRGTPFTLRLVGPKKAFDMIGMRTRAPKSSEGKMVNGKETLRLRSKGSATVQEVPNEFEERATKKVDDLLESYMGIRDLDLATTIVEAGKDKMNPDDFAEAMDSVLGDFAFPDVFLFDVWGAIGDVKDDRM is encoded by the exons ATGCAGAACGGAGAAGAGATGAGCCCGCTAGCGCAGGACAGCAACAAGGCTGGAGGGCCggcttcagaggaagaggagaagagtcaGGCACATGGGGGTGTGGAGCCCTCCGCTCCGCCGCTGCCCCCCTCAGACCCACCTCCGTCTGGGCCGCCTGAGTACCCAAGGCCCAGGCTCGTCTTCCACACCCAGTTGGCACATGGCAGCCCTACAGGCCGCATCCATGGCTTCACCAATGTCAAGGAGTTGTATGCCAAGATCGCTGAGGTGTTTCATATCTCTCCCTCGGAG ATCCTTTTCTGCACTCTGAACTCCCACAAGGTGGATATGCAGAAGCTGTTAGGTGGTCAGATCGGCCTGGAGGACTTCATCTTCGCCCACGTCAGGGGCGAGACCAAAGAGATGGAGGTCACCAAGACGGAGGACGCCCTCGGGCTGACCATCACTGACAACGGAGCAGGGTACGCTTTCATTAAG AGGATAAAGGAAGAGAGCACCATTGACCAGCTCAAGACTGTATGCGTGGGCGATCACATTGAGGCCATCAATGACCAGAGCATTGTCGGTTGTCGGCACTATGAAGTAGCTAAGATGCTAAAGGAGCAACCAAGGGGAACACCCTTCACACTACGCTTGGTGGGGCCCAAGAAAGCCTTTG aTATGATCGGCATGAGGACCAGGGCACCCAAGTCGAGCGAGGGTAAGATGGTGAATGGGAAAGAGACCCTGCGTCTGCGCTCCAAGGGCTCAGCTACAGTCCAGGAAGTG CCGAATGAGTTTGAGGAGAGAGCCACCAAGAAAGTGGATGATCTACTGGAGAGCTACATGGGTATTCGAGACCTCGACTTAG CGACCACCATCGTGGAGGCTGGAAAAGACAAGATGAACCCAGATGATTTTGCTGAGGCTATGGATTCAGTGCTGGGGGACTTTGCCTTCCCAGATGTCTTCTTGTTTGATGTGTGGGGTGCCATTGGAGATGTGAAGGATGACAGAATGTAG